The following are encoded together in the Streptomyces rapamycinicus NRRL 5491 genome:
- a CDS encoding DUF4232 domain-containing protein, with product MRVHKVTLAALAVAASLSLAACQNDDDSAGKSDPSSGSTASSSGGGSGSGGEAGKCRTDELEITAADRSIDGDGEGTVAVTLKNGGGRDCTISGFAGVDLKTSEGALSAKRSGEPADPHVLKDGESTYFGVNYPINDSGGSGVRVTGLVVTPPNETKSVTLDWPGGGSLPVTDGSGSPVKVGPIGGIGQGG from the coding sequence ATGCGCGTTCATAAGGTCACACTCGCCGCCCTGGCCGTTGCCGCGAGTCTCTCGCTCGCGGCCTGCCAGAACGACGATGACAGCGCGGGGAAGAGCGACCCGTCGTCCGGGTCCACCGCGTCCTCCTCGGGCGGCGGTTCGGGCTCGGGCGGCGAGGCCGGCAAGTGCCGTACCGACGAGCTGGAGATCACGGCGGCGGACCGCAGCATCGACGGCGACGGTGAGGGCACCGTCGCGGTGACGCTGAAGAACGGTGGCGGCCGGGACTGCACGATCTCCGGGTTCGCGGGTGTCGACCTGAAGACCAGCGAGGGGGCGCTGTCCGCGAAGCGCAGTGGCGAGCCGGCCGACCCGCACGTCCTCAAGGACGGGGAGTCGACGTACTTCGGCGTCAACTACCCGATCAACGACTCGGGCGGCTCCGGCGTCCGCGTCACGGGGCTGGTGGTGACCCCGCCGAACGAGACGAAGTCGGTCACCCTCGACTGGCCGGGCGGCGGCTCGCTGCCCGTCACGGACGGCAGCGGCTCCCCGGTGAAGGTCGGCCCGATCGGGGGTATCGGTCAGGGCGGCTGA
- a CDS encoding FHA domain-containing protein, producing MPELVLHANGRTWTLDASRSYTIGRDLEADIPCIDRRVSRRHLMIRCDGGTWVIEDLGSANGTFAEGRRVQRMEIGHGSIVRLGNVSTGMRLDFTAVFTGAPAAVGDEQVRADARIRAGLPQGEARPQAGGATDRGTPTAAAVTPPVVPGPRAGEVPGAPTGAAAHGDDLFRPLPHHGASDPTRAAAPRTPGEAGDARGTHRPEGPTAGPRGAAAALFIDRDPSGVHRLSLGQRLRIGRAPENELVVEGPYVSRHHAEFRPLPGGRFEIVDLGSHNGTYVNGQPVHRRVIGPYDIVGVGHSTFRLAGDRLEEFVDTGEVSFTARNLTVAVGRGKTILDDVSFGVPEKSLVAVIGPSGSGKSTLLRALTGYRPADRGQVLYDHRDLYAQFAELRRRIGLVPQDDILHKELTVDTALKYAAKLRFPGDTKAAERKARIDEVLQELRLDVHRAKKVASLSGGQRKRVSVALELLTKPSLLFLDEPTSGLDPGLDRDVMKLLRELADDGRTVLVVTHSVAELSMCDRVLVMAPNGSVAYFGPPGEALEYFDHDSWADVFSAFENHRDDDWGGRWRASRQYERCLAEIDSAVPPQQPGTPATQPRARALQPKPQGWLGQLWTLMRRYVSVIASDKGFMALMLLLPAVLGGVSCLIPAKYGLAPPPPDSGFRYNQESGTILLVLVVGMCFSGAANSVRELIKERVIYERERATGLSRSAYLMSKVIVLGLITAMQGVVICAIGFSVRQLPGQGLLMPTAVEVCVVISALGFTTMLFGLVISALVRTPEKTMPLLVMFAVVQVVFTGVLFKLFNAPGIEQIGWLMPARWAVAGAGTTLDLSHTMPPWNLDKPDDLDPLWAHTVTQWGIDLGVLLAIGLLCGFVVARLLRRHEPEVMRD from the coding sequence GTGCCGGAACTTGTACTGCATGCCAATGGACGCACCTGGACCCTGGACGCGTCCCGGAGCTACACCATCGGGCGCGATCTGGAGGCCGACATCCCGTGCATCGACCGCCGGGTCTCCCGGCGGCACCTGATGATCCGTTGCGACGGCGGGACGTGGGTCATCGAAGATCTCGGCAGCGCGAACGGCACATTCGCCGAAGGGCGCCGTGTCCAGCGGATGGAGATCGGCCACGGTTCGATCGTCCGGCTGGGAAACGTCTCCACCGGCATGCGGCTGGACTTCACCGCGGTGTTCACCGGAGCCCCGGCGGCGGTGGGTGACGAGCAGGTGCGTGCTGACGCCCGGATACGCGCGGGGCTGCCGCAGGGCGAGGCCCGTCCCCAGGCCGGGGGTGCCACGGACCGGGGCACGCCGACGGCGGCCGCCGTCACACCCCCGGTGGTGCCTGGCCCCCGGGCGGGCGAGGTGCCGGGAGCCCCCACGGGGGCGGCGGCCCATGGCGACGACCTGTTCCGGCCCCTCCCCCACCACGGCGCATCCGACCCCACCCGGGCGGCGGCTCCCCGGACCCCCGGAGAGGCGGGTGACGCCCGGGGCACCCACCGGCCCGAAGGACCCACGGCCGGTCCCCGTGGAGCCGCCGCGGCCCTTTTCATCGACCGGGATCCGTCGGGCGTGCACCGGCTCTCCCTGGGACAACGGCTGCGCATCGGTCGCGCGCCGGAAAACGAACTCGTGGTGGAGGGCCCGTATGTCTCCCGCCACCACGCGGAGTTCCGGCCCCTGCCCGGTGGCCGCTTCGAAATCGTCGACCTCGGCAGCCACAACGGCACCTATGTCAACGGGCAGCCCGTGCACCGCCGGGTCATCGGCCCGTACGACATCGTCGGCGTCGGCCACTCCACCTTCCGTCTCGCCGGAGACCGGCTGGAGGAGTTCGTCGACACCGGCGAGGTCTCCTTCACCGCCCGCAACCTGACAGTGGCCGTCGGGCGCGGCAAGACCATCCTGGACGACGTCTCCTTCGGTGTCCCCGAGAAGTCGCTGGTCGCGGTGATCGGACCGTCGGGCTCCGGGAAGTCCACCCTTCTGCGCGCACTCACCGGCTACCGGCCCGCCGACCGTGGTCAGGTGCTCTACGACCACCGCGATCTCTACGCCCAGTTCGCCGAGTTGCGCCGCCGTATCGGCCTCGTTCCGCAGGACGACATCCTGCACAAGGAGCTGACCGTCGACACCGCTCTGAAGTACGCCGCCAAGCTCCGCTTCCCCGGTGACACCAAGGCGGCCGAGCGCAAGGCCCGTATCGACGAGGTACTCCAGGAGCTCAGGCTCGACGTCCACCGGGCCAAGAAGGTCGCCTCGCTCTCCGGCGGTCAGCGCAAACGGGTGTCCGTTGCCCTGGAACTGCTCACCAAGCCCTCCCTGCTCTTCCTCGACGAGCCCACCTCCGGTCTGGACCCGGGCCTGGACCGTGACGTCATGAAGTTGCTGCGGGAGCTCGCCGACGACGGCCGCACCGTGCTGGTCGTGACGCACTCGGTCGCCGAACTGTCCATGTGTGACCGGGTGTTGGTCATGGCGCCCAATGGCTCCGTGGCGTACTTCGGTCCCCCGGGCGAGGCCCTGGAGTACTTCGACCACGACAGCTGGGCCGATGTCTTCTCCGCCTTCGAGAACCATCGTGACGACGACTGGGGCGGGCGCTGGCGGGCTTCCCGGCAGTACGAACGGTGCCTCGCGGAGATCGACTCGGCCGTACCGCCGCAGCAGCCGGGCACCCCCGCGACGCAGCCGCGCGCACGAGCTCTGCAGCCCAAACCACAGGGCTGGCTCGGCCAGTTGTGGACGCTGATGCGCCGCTATGTGTCGGTCATCGCCTCCGACAAGGGCTTCATGGCGCTGATGCTGCTGCTCCCGGCCGTGCTGGGCGGAGTGAGCTGTCTGATTCCGGCGAAATACGGACTCGCCCCGCCGCCGCCCGACAGCGGTTTCCGCTACAACCAGGAGTCCGGAACCATTCTGCTGGTGCTGGTCGTCGGCATGTGCTTCTCCGGCGCGGCCAACTCCGTACGTGAATTGATCAAGGAACGGGTGATCTACGAACGGGAGAGAGCCACGGGTCTGTCGCGATCCGCGTATCTGATGTCGAAGGTGATCGTCCTCGGTCTGATCACCGCGATGCAGGGTGTCGTCATCTGCGCGATCGGCTTCTCCGTCCGTCAACTGCCCGGCCAGGGGCTGCTCATGCCCACGGCCGTCGAGGTCTGCGTGGTCATCAGTGCGCTGGGCTTCACCACCATGCTGTTCGGTCTGGTCATCTCCGCGCTGGTGAGGACCCCGGAGAAGACCATGCCGCTGCTCGTGATGTTCGCCGTCGTCCAGGTCGTCTTCACCGGGGTCCTCTTCAAGCTGTTCAACGCTCCGGGCATCGAACAGATCGGCTGGCTGATGCCCGCCCGCTGGGCGGTCGCCGGCGCCGGGACCACACTCGACCTCTCGCACACCATGCCGCCCTGGAATCTCGACAAGCCGGACGACCTCGACCCGCTGTGGGCCCACACCGTCACCCAGTGGGGCATCGACCTCGGTGTGCTCCTGGCGATCGGGCTGCTCTGCGGCTTCGTCGTGGCCCGCCTGCTGCGTCGGCACGAGCCCGAGGTCATGCGGGACTAG
- a CDS encoding quinone oxidoreductase family protein — protein MRAAVVQPSGALGLTDVPQPAPGPGQVLVEADVIGAGYVDVMLSRGEYRGIPGPGSVPGVEVVGRVQAAGPGAPGDLVGRRVLAMPGLGGYAERVVVDADRVLPVPQEADAAETVALGVNALVAEIALHRAGTAAGEHVLVRGAGGGIGSLATQIASARGAEVTAVTSSAARGERLLELGAARIVDRTASAVPDQSYDVVVDTVAGPDMGRYLKSLRDNGRYVMCGGAGGAPGEDLLPTLLSDFHKSPTLLALSLNSMTPQELLRSWQEITALWTEGRLTPVLYQRLALTDAEHALELLERGTPFGKVVLVPR, from the coding sequence ATGCGAGCAGCGGTCGTGCAGCCGTCCGGGGCGCTTGGCCTGACCGACGTGCCACAGCCGGCCCCCGGGCCCGGCCAGGTACTCGTCGAGGCCGACGTGATCGGCGCGGGCTATGTCGACGTCATGCTCAGCCGAGGCGAGTACCGGGGCATCCCCGGCCCGGGCTCCGTGCCAGGGGTGGAAGTCGTCGGCCGAGTACAGGCGGCCGGGCCGGGCGCGCCCGGCGATCTGGTCGGCCGGCGGGTACTGGCCATGCCCGGCCTCGGCGGTTACGCCGAGCGAGTCGTCGTCGACGCGGACCGGGTCCTGCCGGTGCCGCAGGAGGCCGACGCAGCCGAGACGGTCGCGCTGGGCGTGAACGCGCTCGTCGCCGAGATCGCGCTGCACCGAGCCGGGACGGCGGCAGGCGAACACGTTCTCGTCCGCGGTGCGGGCGGCGGAATCGGTTCGCTGGCAACACAGATCGCATCCGCTCGCGGGGCCGAGGTCACCGCGGTCACTTCCTCGGCGGCCCGTGGCGAGCGTCTGCTGGAACTGGGCGCCGCGCGGATCGTGGACCGGACCGCCTCCGCCGTCCCCGACCAGAGCTACGACGTGGTCGTGGACACGGTCGCGGGTCCGGACATGGGCCGGTATCTGAAATCACTGCGCGACAACGGACGCTATGTGATGTGCGGCGGCGCCGGTGGCGCTCCGGGCGAAGACCTTCTCCCCACGCTGCTGAGCGATTTCCACAAGTCGCCGACGCTGCTGGCCCTCAGCCTGAACTCGATGACACCACAGGAACTGCTGCGCTCCTGGCAGGAGATCACGGCGCTGTGGACCGAGGGCCGGCTCACCCCCGTGCTCTACCAGCGCCTTGCGCTCACCGACGCCGAGCACGCCCTGGAGCTGCTGGAACGCGGAACACCGTTCGGCAAGGTGGTGCTGGTTCCTCGGTAA
- a CDS encoding TetR/AcrR family transcriptional regulator, with protein MARRRDERIDRAVLAAVSELVREVGYSALTMEAVAARAGTTKPAIRRRWKSRQHLVIAAMAHDRVGVVEIDTGCLHCDIVGHLEALRVGMADPALSRVIPALLADLADDPRLHEEFLAIVWEPRRDACGVSLRRAQERGEVKQLNADLLLDLFAAPVVFRALFRHAELGPDFAELVTHAVLVGVGDNRPSYCTRPTG; from the coding sequence ATGGCACGCCGACGCGACGAGCGCATCGACCGCGCCGTGCTGGCCGCGGTCTCCGAACTGGTGCGGGAGGTCGGCTACTCGGCGCTGACCATGGAGGCCGTCGCCGCCCGCGCGGGCACCACCAAACCGGCCATCCGCCGCCGCTGGAAGAGCCGGCAGCACCTGGTCATCGCGGCCATGGCGCACGATCGGGTCGGCGTTGTGGAGATCGACACCGGCTGCCTGCACTGCGACATCGTCGGCCACCTGGAGGCGCTGCGCGTCGGCATGGCCGATCCCGCCCTCAGCCGCGTGATCCCCGCACTGCTGGCCGACCTCGCCGACGATCCCCGGCTCCACGAGGAATTCCTCGCCATCGTCTGGGAACCCCGCAGGGATGCCTGCGGGGTCTCGCTGCGCAGGGCGCAGGAACGGGGCGAGGTAAAGCAGCTCAACGCCGACCTCCTGCTGGACCTGTTCGCCGCGCCCGTCGTCTTCCGGGCGTTGTTCCGCCATGCCGAGCTGGGGCCGGACTTCGCCGAACTCGTCACCCATGCCGTGCTCGTCGGAGTGGGGGACAATAGGCCGTCCTACTGCACGCGCCCAACCGGCTAG
- a CDS encoding ATP-binding cassette domain-containing protein has protein sequence MTSASTQEQPTPGTSDTSTPDDTDSARDEEFLYRDKSRLQAGAQMTTSTMARRLPALVLRSLKMAWQVDRGATLGLLACQVGTGVLAAVGLLAVTGTITALISSGDITARLWEAAPRLAVIAAAAGLRALLGISVTWLTARLRPVLARAAELTMIEAALGAELAANNKPGYNDFYDIADRGAQVTPDLVDEAQNVLAATATLTAGATVLTVLHPALLPLLLLACLPQAAAYVRAARVVYLAALETSGRRRMLHKLRWHMAYVESSEEMRACLAGPFLTSRYRRLAASVNAAERKAADTGAWMGLAGAVAGGVASAAVWAALLWLLASGHMNLAAGGGAVFALQTATGSVRGIINGGARLVRTGWYVQDWQNFLDNAHGQAMTASRGTKTLTGAPERFEVRDVTYRYDGAGEDSLSGVSLRVRRGEIVALVGENGSGKSTLSRLLCGLLLPTSGEVAWDHTTTAELEPWEAWKHAALAPQKYTYLPLTLRDNITFGQGDTGDAAVLAACEASGAMDMLPGLRSGLDTLLTSEWYGGQQLSGGQWQRVVLTRAFHRKAALLVMDEPTAALDARAEHHIFTGLRSLAKDRAILLITHRLANVAVADRIVVLDQGRVVQEGTYAQLTREPGLFRSLWALQQRTGGEASSRA, from the coding sequence TTGACTTCGGCCAGCACACAAGAACAACCGACTCCGGGCACATCGGACACCAGCACACCGGACGACACGGACAGCGCACGGGACGAGGAGTTCCTGTACCGCGACAAGTCCAGGCTCCAGGCCGGAGCGCAGATGACGACCAGCACGATGGCGCGGCGGCTGCCCGCGCTGGTCCTGCGGTCCCTGAAGATGGCGTGGCAGGTGGATCGCGGCGCCACGCTCGGCCTGCTGGCGTGCCAGGTCGGCACGGGTGTGCTCGCCGCCGTGGGGCTGCTCGCGGTCACGGGGACGATCACCGCGCTGATCTCGTCGGGAGACATCACCGCGCGACTGTGGGAGGCGGCTCCGCGGCTGGCGGTCATCGCCGCGGCGGCCGGTCTGCGCGCCCTGCTGGGGATCTCGGTCACGTGGTTGACGGCGCGGCTGCGGCCGGTGCTGGCCCGGGCGGCGGAGCTGACGATGATCGAGGCAGCGCTCGGCGCGGAGCTGGCGGCCAACAACAAGCCCGGCTACAACGACTTCTACGACATCGCCGACCGCGGCGCCCAAGTCACTCCCGACCTTGTCGACGAGGCCCAGAACGTGCTGGCCGCCACGGCCACGCTCACCGCCGGCGCGACCGTTCTCACCGTGCTGCACCCGGCACTCCTTCCGCTGCTCCTGCTGGCGTGTCTGCCGCAGGCCGCAGCGTATGTGCGGGCCGCCCGGGTGGTGTACCTGGCGGCGCTGGAGACCTCGGGGCGGCGCCGGATGCTGCACAAGCTCCGCTGGCACATGGCCTACGTGGAGTCCAGCGAGGAGATGCGGGCCTGTCTGGCCGGCCCCTTCCTCACCAGCCGGTACCGGCGGCTCGCCGCCTCGGTCAACGCGGCGGAGCGCAAGGCCGCGGACACCGGTGCGTGGATGGGGCTGGCCGGTGCGGTCGCCGGCGGCGTGGCGTCGGCCGCGGTGTGGGCCGCGCTGCTCTGGCTCCTGGCCTCCGGCCACATGAACCTCGCGGCCGGAGGCGGTGCGGTCTTCGCCCTCCAAACCGCGACCGGCTCCGTGCGCGGCATCATCAACGGCGGGGCCAGGCTGGTACGCACCGGCTGGTACGTCCAGGACTGGCAGAACTTCCTCGACAACGCCCACGGACAGGCCATGACGGCGTCCCGGGGCACGAAGACCCTCACCGGGGCGCCGGAGCGGTTCGAGGTCCGCGACGTCACCTACCGGTACGACGGCGCCGGCGAAGACAGCCTCAGCGGGGTGTCCCTGCGAGTGCGGCGCGGGGAGATCGTGGCGCTCGTCGGGGAGAACGGATCGGGCAAATCCACCCTGTCCCGGCTCCTTTGCGGTCTGCTGCTGCCCACGTCCGGCGAAGTGGCGTGGGACCACACGACCACGGCGGAGCTGGAACCCTGGGAGGCGTGGAAACATGCCGCCCTGGCCCCGCAGAAGTACACCTACCTGCCGCTGACCCTCCGCGACAACATCACCTTCGGGCAGGGGGACACCGGCGACGCCGCCGTCCTGGCGGCCTGCGAGGCGTCCGGGGCGATGGACATGCTGCCCGGCCTGCGGTCGGGACTCGACACCCTTCTGACGTCGGAGTGGTACGGAGGGCAGCAGTTGTCCGGAGGGCAGTGGCAGCGTGTGGTGCTGACAAGGGCGTTCCACCGGAAGGCGGCTCTGCTCGTGATGGACGAGCCCACCGCCGCGCTGGACGCCCGCGCGGAGCACCACATCTTCACCGGACTGCGGAGCCTGGCCAAGGACCGAGCGATCCTGCTGATCACCCACCGGCTCGCCAACGTCGCCGTGGCAGACCGGATCGTCGTCCTCGACCAAGGACGGGTCGTACAGGAAGGGACGTACGCGCAACTCACCCGGGAGCCGGGGCTGTTCAGGTCACTGTGGGCACTGCAGCAACGCACGGGCGGCGAGGCGAGCAGCCGCGCATGA
- a CDS encoding aminoglycoside phosphotransferase family protein: protein MTHTEIEITAELVRDLLRDQHPDLVDHPVRLGARGWDNQLWRLGDDLAVRLPWATLSADALLRKEYAWVPALAPGLPLPVPVPQRLGEPSERFPRPWIVTTWVPGTPADRAPATRATEAADTLAGFLTALHRPAPDGAPTGRDRGGPLADHAEGFAGTLASATESGLITDPDAVRAVWEDAVAAPDWTGPALWLHGDLHPANVLTEDGTFCGVIDFGNLFAGDPACDLAAAWTLLPDGAADRFYDAYQPAPDAATRRRARGWAVLKALVCVLIGEAGVHGRPGGKRTWGPPAHATLRRLTTTIHHSGSPAPQW from the coding sequence ATGACCCACACCGAGATCGAGATCACCGCGGAACTGGTCCGGGATCTGCTGCGCGACCAGCACCCCGACCTGGTCGATCACCCTGTGCGGCTCGGTGCGCGGGGCTGGGACAACCAGCTGTGGCGGCTCGGCGACGACCTCGCCGTCCGGCTGCCCTGGGCGACGCTGTCCGCGGACGCGCTGCTGCGCAAGGAGTACGCCTGGGTTCCCGCGCTCGCCCCGGGTCTTCCCCTGCCGGTCCCCGTCCCGCAACGTCTCGGGGAGCCCTCCGAGCGGTTTCCGCGGCCCTGGATCGTCACCACCTGGGTGCCGGGAACGCCCGCCGACCGCGCCCCCGCCACGCGCGCCACGGAGGCCGCCGACACCCTGGCCGGGTTTCTGACCGCTCTTCACCGGCCCGCCCCCGACGGGGCGCCGACCGGCCGCGACCGTGGCGGGCCGCTGGCCGACCATGCCGAGGGGTTCGCCGGGACTTTGGCCTCGGCCACCGAATCGGGGCTGATCACCGACCCGGACGCCGTCCGCGCCGTCTGGGAGGATGCCGTCGCCGCGCCCGACTGGACGGGGCCGGCCCTGTGGCTGCACGGCGATCTGCATCCGGCCAACGTCCTCACCGAGGACGGCACCTTCTGCGGCGTGATCGACTTCGGTAACCTCTTCGCGGGCGATCCGGCCTGCGATCTCGCCGCCGCTTGGACACTGCTGCCGGACGGCGCCGCCGACCGCTTCTACGACGCCTATCAGCCGGCCCCGGACGCGGCGACCCGACGCCGCGCCCGCGGCTGGGCGGTACTGAAAGCCCTCGTCTGCGTCCTCATCGGAGAGGCGGGCGTCCACGGCCGTCCGGGTGGCAAGCGCACCTGGGGCCCACCCGCCCATGCCACGCTGCGACGCCTCACCACGACGATCCACCACTCCGGTTCACCAGCGCCACAGTGGTGA
- a CDS encoding acyl-CoA dehydrogenase family protein: protein MSTLDILSEDERFIVSTVHDFVDREVKPVVQALEHANTYPEALIEQMKQLGIFGLAVPEEYGGTPVSTPCYVLITEELARGWMSLAGAMGGHTVVAKLLLRFGTEEQKQRYLPRMATGEIRATMALTEPGGGSDLQAMRTVARRDADGYLVNGSKTWITNSRRSQLIALLCKTDPDASPAHTGISILLAEHGPGLTVSRDLPKLGYKGVESCELSFEDYRAPADAVLGGVAGKGFPQMMRGLETGRLQVAARALGVGRAALEDALVYAQERESFGKPIWQHQSIGNYLADMATSLTAARQLTLYAAREADAGRRVDMEAGMAKLFASETAMQIALNAVRIHGGYGYSTEYDVERYFRDAPLMIVGEGTNEIQRNVIASQLVKRGGLDA from the coding sequence ATGAGCACACTCGACATCCTGTCCGAGGACGAGCGGTTCATCGTCAGCACCGTGCACGACTTCGTCGACAGGGAAGTGAAGCCCGTCGTCCAGGCGCTGGAGCACGCCAACACCTACCCAGAAGCCCTCATCGAGCAGATGAAACAGCTCGGGATCTTCGGACTCGCCGTCCCGGAGGAGTACGGCGGTACCCCGGTCTCCACCCCTTGTTATGTGCTGATCACCGAAGAGCTGGCCCGTGGCTGGATGAGCCTGGCGGGCGCGATGGGAGGGCACACGGTCGTCGCCAAGCTGCTGCTGCGCTTCGGCACCGAGGAGCAGAAGCAGCGCTATTTGCCCCGGATGGCCACCGGCGAGATCCGGGCGACCATGGCACTGACCGAACCGGGCGGCGGCTCCGACCTCCAGGCGATGCGCACCGTAGCCCGGAGGGACGCGGACGGCTATCTGGTGAACGGTTCGAAGACATGGATCACCAACTCCCGCCGGTCCCAGCTCATCGCCCTGCTGTGCAAGACCGACCCGGACGCGAGCCCCGCGCACACGGGCATCTCCATCCTGCTCGCCGAGCACGGCCCCGGGCTGACCGTCTCGCGTGATCTGCCCAAGCTCGGCTACAAGGGCGTGGAGAGCTGCGAGTTGTCCTTCGAGGACTACCGGGCGCCCGCGGATGCCGTACTCGGAGGCGTGGCGGGCAAGGGGTTCCCGCAGATGATGAGGGGGCTGGAGACCGGCCGCCTCCAGGTCGCCGCCCGCGCCCTCGGCGTGGGCCGGGCGGCACTCGAGGACGCGCTCGTCTACGCACAGGAACGCGAGTCGTTCGGCAAGCCGATCTGGCAGCACCAGTCCATCGGCAACTACCTGGCCGACATGGCGACTTCACTGACCGCGGCGCGTCAGCTGACCCTCTACGCGGCCCGGGAGGCGGACGCCGGGCGCCGGGTGGACATGGAGGCAGGCATGGCGAAACTCTTCGCCTCCGAGACGGCGATGCAGATCGCCCTGAACGCGGTCCGCATCCACGGCGGTTACGGATACTCCACGGAGTACGACGTCGAGCGCTACTTCCGTGACGCTCCGCTGATGATTGTCGGAGAGGGCACCAACGAGATCCAGCGCAATGTCATCGCAAGCCAGTTGGTCAAGCGCGGCGGTCTGGACGCATGA
- a CDS encoding LysR family transcriptional regulator, with protein sequence MDVKQLKAIVTVAEVGSVTRAAELLHLVQPAVTRQIRTLEQELGVELFERTGQGMRPTGAGAIMVDRARRALNELERARAEVRPTPGKVAGIVTVGLLESTSDLLAEPLVTAIARDHPGIELRLMTAYSGHLQQWLDDGDLDLTLLYNLNSTPSLNALPLARERLWAVAPAAAGLRADRPVTFAETAEHPLVMPTSGHALRSLIDAAATRAESAMNVVVQTNSMRVQKRLVLAGHGWTVLPGIGIAEDVARGTLSAAPLSEPDVWRSIVLVTPRAGRTPPGVEVVARELVHQVNSAVTEGRWPSARLRGAEAPAGLE encoded by the coding sequence TTGGACGTCAAACAGCTCAAGGCGATCGTCACGGTGGCCGAGGTGGGCAGTGTCACGCGCGCCGCGGAACTGCTCCATCTGGTGCAGCCCGCCGTCACCCGGCAGATCCGCACCCTGGAGCAGGAGCTCGGCGTCGAGCTCTTCGAGCGGACCGGGCAGGGCATGCGCCCCACCGGAGCAGGGGCGATCATGGTCGACCGGGCGCGGCGCGCCCTGAACGAGCTGGAGCGGGCCCGCGCCGAGGTGCGGCCGACCCCCGGCAAGGTGGCCGGCATCGTCACCGTCGGCCTGCTGGAGAGCACCAGCGACCTGCTTGCCGAGCCACTGGTGACAGCGATCGCCCGCGACCACCCCGGCATCGAACTCCGGCTGATGACCGCCTACTCCGGACATCTCCAGCAGTGGCTGGACGACGGCGACCTCGACCTCACCCTGCTCTACAACCTGAACAGCACACCCTCCCTCAACGCCCTTCCGCTGGCGCGTGAGCGTCTGTGGGCCGTCGCGCCGGCGGCCGCCGGTCTGCGCGCCGACCGCCCTGTCACCTTCGCGGAAACGGCCGAGCACCCATTGGTCATGCCCACCTCGGGCCATGCGCTGCGCAGTCTGATCGACGCGGCGGCCACGCGTGCCGAATCCGCTATGAACGTCGTCGTGCAGACCAACTCCATGCGTGTGCAGAAGCGGCTCGTGCTGGCCGGTCACGGCTGGACCGTCCTGCCCGGTATCGGCATCGCCGAGGACGTGGCGCGGGGCACCCTGAGCGCCGCGCCGCTGAGCGAGCCCGACGTATGGCGGTCCATCGTCCTCGTCACCCCGAGGGCCGGACGCACCCCTCCCGGCGTGGAGGTCGTCGCACGAGAACTGGTCCATCAGGTCAACTCGGCGGTCACCGAGGGCAGATGGCCCTCCGCGCGGTTGCGGGGAGCCGAGGCTCCGGCCGGGCTCGAGTGA
- a CDS encoding HpcH/HpaI aldolase/citrate lyase family protein, whose protein sequence is MSTLAERIAVAGSLLFVPGDRPDRFGKAAASGADLVIIDLEDAVAAPDKDRARDNAAAWLAHGNHAIVRINPPGTTWAETDLRMAAEHGSPVMVPKAEDPVALADLAARIAGRCALVPLIETALGLERAHTVCTTPGVVRAAFGNIDLAAQLGVAPDDHTALTFARSRLVLASAAAGIAPPVDGVTTAVRDTAALRTDTAHARRLGFTGKLCIHPAQLPLVAEGFAPSAEELRWARAVLDAGDSVTTVDGQMVDKPVLERARRTLARAREPHTTA, encoded by the coding sequence ATGAGCACCCTCGCCGAGCGGATCGCCGTCGCCGGAAGTCTTCTCTTCGTGCCGGGGGACCGGCCCGATCGCTTCGGCAAGGCCGCCGCCTCCGGTGCCGATCTCGTCATCATCGACCTGGAGGACGCGGTCGCGGCACCGGACAAGGACCGTGCCCGCGACAACGCCGCCGCCTGGCTCGCCCACGGCAACCACGCGATCGTACGGATCAACCCGCCCGGTACCACCTGGGCGGAGACAGACCTGCGGATGGCGGCGGAGCACGGCAGTCCGGTCATGGTGCCCAAGGCCGAGGACCCCGTCGCCCTCGCGGACCTCGCCGCGCGTATCGCCGGACGGTGCGCTCTGGTCCCGCTCATCGAAACAGCGCTCGGCCTCGAGCGGGCTCACACCGTGTGCACCACACCCGGTGTCGTACGCGCCGCGTTCGGCAACATCGACCTCGCCGCACAACTCGGTGTGGCCCCCGACGACCACACAGCGCTGACCTTCGCCCGCTCCAGGCTGGTCCTCGCCTCGGCCGCGGCCGGTATCGCCCCACCCGTCGACGGTGTCACCACCGCCGTACGCGACACAGCGGCACTGCGTACCGACACCGCCCACGCCCGGCGCCTGGGCTTCACCGGAAAGCTCTGCATCCATCCCGCCCAACTGCCGCTCGTCGCCGAGGGGTTCGCCCCTTCGGCGGAGGAGCTGCGGTGGGCCCGTGCGGTGCTGGACGCCGGTGACTCCGTCACCACGGTGGACGGACAGATGGTCGACAAACCGGTACTGGAACGCGCCCGCCGCACCCTGGCCCGAGCGCGCGAACCGCACACCACCGCCTGA